The Portunus trituberculatus isolate SZX2019 chromosome 19, ASM1759143v1, whole genome shotgun sequence genome contains a region encoding:
- the LOC123506212 gene encoding sex peptide receptor-like yields MEENVTLDEAVCGDNFTLDGNITANTSMEPHHHLNVSGQYPLDLAVPLYGYAMPVLLLVTTVANTLIVAVLWQPHMRSPTNAVLMAMALSDMLTVLFPEPTFFYMYTLDNHAKPLHPPAACYAWYVLHEPIPNMFHTASIWLTVLLATQRYISVCHPSLAPRWCTQNIVTWAIVWVFFFAAIHQTPRVFENHYESMQIEWEGQCVWVCRVTYNSWVTTIKIDVYYPIYFWFRVVFVHLGPCTVLVVLNVLLFKALKEAQKRRKKLLNEKSSSKECRRLRDHNTTLMLIVVVSVFLVTEIPLAVITVLHIMSNSGLNIFSEQSYDSVMRFFIISNSFIIFSYPINFAIYCGMSRQFRETFRDLFVRGGSQSWRRMDSTRDSRGSMYNGPPRNCRSMTSETII; encoded by the coding sequence ATGGAGGAGAACGTAACGCTGGACGAGGCTGTGTGCGGCGACAACTTCACCCTGGACGGCAACATCACCGCCAACACCTCCATggagcctcaccaccacctcaacgtAAGCGGCCAGTACCCGCTGGATTTAGCGGTGCCGCTGTACGGGTACGCCATGCccgtgctgctgctggtcaCCACGGTGGCCAACACGCTGATCGTGGCCGTGCTGTGGCAGCCACACATGCGCTCCCCCACCAACGCCGTGTTGATGGCCATGGCGCTCTCTGACATGCTGACGGTGCTCTTCCCGGAGCCCACCTTCTTCTACATGTACACGCTGGACAACCACGCCAAACCCCTGCACCCTCCCGCCGCCTGCTACGCCTGGTACGTGTTGCACGAGCCCATCCCCAACATGTTCCACACGGCCTCCATTTGGCTGACGGTGCTGCTGGCCACGCAGCGCTACATCTCCGTGTGCCACCCGTCGCTGGCGCCCCGCTGGTGCACGCAGAATATCGTCACTTGGGCCATCGTGTGGGTGTTCTTCTTCGCCGCCATCCATCAGACGCCGCGGGTCTTCGAGAACCACTACGAGTCCATGCAGATAGAGTGGGAGGGCcaatgtgtgtgggtgtgcaggGTCACGTACAATTCCTGGGTCACCACCATCAAAATCGATGTATATTATCCAATATATTTCTGGTTCCGGGTGGTATTCGTGCACCTGGGGCCGTGCACAGTGCTCGTCGTGCTCAACGTGCTGCTCTTCAAGGCCCTCAAAGAGGCTCAGAAGCGAAGAAAGAAGCTTCTCAATGAGAAGAGCTCCAGCAAGGAGTGCAGGAGGCTGCGCGACCATAACACCACGCTGATGCTGATCGTGGTGGTGTCTGTGTTTCTGGTGACGGAGATCCCCCTGGCGGTCATCACCGTGCTGCACATCATGTCCAACTCGGGCCTCAACATCTTCTCGGAGCAGTCCTACGACAGCGTCATGCGCTTCTTTATCATCTCTAATTCCTTCATAATTTTCTCGTACCCCATAAACTTTGCCATCTACTGCGGCATGTCGCGCCAATTCCGTGAGACCTTCCGTGACCTGTTCGTGCGCGGCGGCAGCCAGTCATGGCGGCGCATGGACTCCACACGAGACTCCCGCGGCTCCATGTACAACGGCCCACCCCGCAACTGCCGCTCGATGACCTCCGAGACGATTATCTGA